CAATTGAAAAACAATGTACCAATGTTACCAATTCGTACAATCACTGATAACTTGCGCTTCAACCTAGCATGGGATAACGCTTCTTCCAGCGTCATTATTTTTAAATAAGAACGTAGCTTAAAGCCAAATACCCCCAGAAAAGATGGACATCCATGCAAGTCCATCTTTTGACTGGGGGTATTTTTTAATGGTTATAGGAGAGTGTTTCCTAAATGTATTGAAAAATCATCGGAACAATGAGAGCCAATACAAGAATAACGACCAGAATTTTGGCGATAGTAGATTGATGTTTCAATATGGGACAGCTCCTTTTCTTATGTTCAATAATGTTGCAAAAGGCTTTACTGTAACCAGAGGGAGGTAAAGCCATCATTTCTAAAAATTGAATCTGCTTACTTAAATGTACAAATGCTACTACCGTTGATTGAAAAACGGCGAGGCTATGCTAGAATAAAATAGAGGAGAATTCTTAATTTTTCCATTATGCTGGCATTGGGGGAGAACACGTGTCTGATCATAATTTTACCCAAATCTATCAGGACTGGCAACAACGGTTGAATCAACGGCTCGAGAAAATACCGGAACGCAAGAAAAGGTTTTCCACCTCTTCCGATTTGGAAGTCGAGCAGCTTTATCTGCCTAAAGAAGTGAATCAATCATATATGGATCAAATCGGTCTTCCCGGAGAATATCCATATACTCGTGGCGTTCAACCTACGATGTATAGAGGGCGCTTTTGGACGATGCGTCAGTATGCTGGATTTGGCTCAGCAGAAGAAACGAATAAACGGTTTCGCTACCTGTTAGAGCAGGGACAGACTGGACTAAGCGTTGCTTTTGACCTACCTACACAAATTGGGTATGACTCCGATGATTCTATGTCGGTGGGAGAAGTAGGGAAGGTTGGTGTTGCAATTGATTCCTTGGAAGACATGGAAACCTTATTACAGGGGATTCCGCTCGATAAAGTGAGTACCTCTATGACCATTAATGCACCGGCTTCTGTATTATTGGCCATGTACATCGTTGTTGCAGAGAAACAAGGAACACCGTCACACGCCCTAAGCGGCACAATTCAAAATGACATTTTAAAGGAATATATTGCTAGGGGTACTTACATTTTTCCACCGCAGCCCTCTATGCGTCTGATTACAGACATTTTTGCGTACTGTGCGCAACATGTGCCTAAATGGAACACGATCAGCATTAGTGGGTACCATATTCGAGAAGCGGGTTCTAGTGCTGTACAAGAGGTAGCGTTTACTCTAGCGGATGGCAGAGCATATGTAGAAGCAGCATTGCAAGCAGGCCTTGATATCGATCTTTTTGCTCCGCAGTTATCTTTCTTTTTTAATGCACATAATCATTTCTTTGAAGAAGTCGCAAAATTTAGAGCTGCCAGAAGAATCTGGTCAAATTTAATGAGAAATGTTTATGGAGCAAAGCAGCCAAAATCTTGGCAGTTCCGTGTTCATACACAAACAGGCGGTTCTACCTTAACGGCGCAGCAGCCAGATAATAATATTGTGCGAGTTACTTTACAAGCGTTGGCGGCTGTATTGGGTGGAACACAGAGCTTGCATACCAATTCCCGTGATGAAGCTCTTGCTCTGCCCACTGAGGACTCTGCACGTATTGCCCTACGCACTCAGCAGATTATTGCCCATGAAAGCGGGGTTACAGATACGGTCGATCCATTGGGCGGCTCGTATTATGTGGAAGCCTTAACTGACGAGATTGAAAAAGGCGTTCTGGCTTATATGGACAAAATCGAGAAAATGGGTGGCGCAGTTGCGGCAGTCGAAGCAGGATATATGCAACGTGAGATACACAAGCAAGCCTATGAAACACAACGTAATATTGAGTCTGGAGAAGAAGTGGTAGTAGGCGTCAATCGGTTCACGCTTGAGAATGAGACGCAGCCTGAGCTTTTACGAGTAGATCCATCGATTGGTACAAAACAGACGGAGCGACTGGGAAACCTGCGTAATCGTCGAGATGCGGTTTTTGTTGATCAAACGCTCGGTCGATTAAAGACAGCCGCAGAGGGCACAGAAAATGTAATGCCGTTTATTCTCGACTGTGTACGCGCTTATGCCACGATTGGAGAAATCTGTGGGGTTTTACGTCAGGTTTTTGGGGAGTACCGGGCGGTTTAATCGGGTCGAAGGAGGAAAGACAACGATGAAACAAAAAATTCGTGTATTAGTAGCAAAGCCAGGTTTGGATGGCCATGATCGCGGTGCACTCGTTATCGCTCAATCCTTACGTGATGCAGGGATGGAGGTCGTATATACCGGCTTGCGTCAAACCCCTGCACAAATTGTACATGCGGCGATTCAAGAGGACGTTGATTTTATTGGTTTGTCCTGCTTATCTGGGGCGCATAATGAATTATTTCCTGAAGTAATTCGTTTGTTACGAGAGCAGCAGGCTGAGGATATTATGGTTTTTGGCGGCGGAGTGATTCCGCAAGAAGATATTCCTTTCCTAAAAGAACAGGGGATTGCTGAAATTTTTACACCGGGTACTCCAACACAGGCGGCTGTAGACTTTGTTCGAAGCAAGGCGAGACCCAAAAGGGATAGCTGGCACGAAACTCCCAAACGAATTGCTCATATAGGCATCGCTGTCCAGTCAATTGAAGCGGTCCTTCCCTTTTACACGGAACAATTAGGTCTACAGCTTAAGGGAAGGGAAAAA
The nucleotide sequence above comes from Brevibacillus laterosporus LMG 15441. Encoded proteins:
- a CDS encoding acyl-CoA mutase large subunit family protein, with the translated sequence MSDHNFTQIYQDWQQRLNQRLEKIPERKKRFSTSSDLEVEQLYLPKEVNQSYMDQIGLPGEYPYTRGVQPTMYRGRFWTMRQYAGFGSAEETNKRFRYLLEQGQTGLSVAFDLPTQIGYDSDDSMSVGEVGKVGVAIDSLEDMETLLQGIPLDKVSTSMTINAPASVLLAMYIVVAEKQGTPSHALSGTIQNDILKEYIARGTYIFPPQPSMRLITDIFAYCAQHVPKWNTISISGYHIREAGSSAVQEVAFTLADGRAYVEAALQAGLDIDLFAPQLSFFFNAHNHFFEEVAKFRAARRIWSNLMRNVYGAKQPKSWQFRVHTQTGGSTLTAQQPDNNIVRVTLQALAAVLGGTQSLHTNSRDEALALPTEDSARIALRTQQIIAHESGVTDTVDPLGGSYYVEALTDEIEKGVLAYMDKIEKMGGAVAAVEAGYMQREIHKQAYETQRNIESGEEVVVGVNRFTLENETQPELLRVDPSIGTKQTERLGNLRNRRDAVFVDQTLGRLKTAAEGTENVMPFILDCVRAYATIGEICGVLRQVFGEYRAV
- the mce gene encoding methylmalonyl-CoA epimerase; this encodes MKQKIRVLVAKPGLDGHDRGALVIAQSLRDAGMEVVYTGLRQTPAQIVHAAIQEDVDFIGLSCLSGAHNELFPEVIRLLREQQAEDIMVFGGGVIPQEDIPFLKEQGIAEIFTPGTPTQAAVDFVRSKARPKRDSWHETPKRIAHIGIAVQSIEAVLPFYTEQLGLQLKGREKVESEQVEVAFLQIGETNLELLEPLSPESPIASFITKRGEGIHHIALDVDDIEGRLQQFKQNGVQLVHEQAKLGAHGAQIAFLHPKAANGVLFELCQYEQQKEGLADE